In Mycetocola spongiae, the genomic stretch CCGGGCGAGGTCTGCCGGTTGCGCCTGACCTCGCCCGAGGAGCGCGAGATCCGGGCCTGGCCGCTGCTGTGGAGCGGCTCCACGGGCGGGGCCCGCCGCGGCCGCGTGGTCGAAATGGGGCCCGAGGGCCTCTGGGGTGACTCGATGGTCTGGCAAAAATTCCTGGTCCTGGACGAGGAGGGCGAGATCCTCGCCTATCTGATCGGGCGCGATAGCGGACGGGCCGCGCCGCAGCCGCTGCCCTCGGGCTCCGATTATGCGCGCGCCCATTTTGCCATCGGGCGCGAGGACGCCGATGCGCTCGCCCGCTCCCTCGCGGCGGGCGAGGAGGTCAGCGTGGAGCTGGAACTGGACTGCGTGCACGGGGGTGTGGCCGCCTCCGATAACCTGATCGTGGATATCCCGGCCGCCCCGGATGCGGCGGGGGAGGCCTGGCCCGAGGACCGGCACGTGCTGCTCTGCGCGCACTATGACACGTTCTGGAATACCCCGGGCGCCTACGATAACGGCTCGGGCACCATCGCGCTGCTGCGGCTTGCGCGCACCTGGGCCCATCACGCGCCGCCGCGCCCCGTGCGGCTGATCTTTTTCACGGGGGAGGAGTGGCATCTCAGCGGCTCGCGCGAATACCTCGCGCAGACCAGCCAGCACCAGCGCGATGCGATCGCCTATGTGCTGAATATTGACGGTTTGGGGCGGGGCGAATTTGTGGAGGCCTTTGCCGCGCCCGAGCGCTTCGAGGTGGAGTTCAGCCTGACCACGCGCGCCTATGCCGCGGCCACGCGGCCGGGACTGCGGGTGGTCTCCCGGTTCCCTCCCACCACGGGCACCGATGATGCCACGTTCTATCGCGCGGGGATCCCCTCGGGCTTTATGACGCTCAACGATCGCGAGCACCTGCATCAGCCCGAGGACCTGCCCAATCCCGAGATTGCCCAGAATATTATCTGGGTCGAGGGTCTCGCCGCGCACCTGCTTGAGACCCTCGCGGCACCCGCGCGGGCCGCGGCACCGGGCATTCTCTAGCCGCGTATTCCCGGGGTTGCGCCGCCGCGCGCCCCGGGAAACACCGTGCGCGCCCGGCGCGTACCCCGGGCCGGGCAGAATTGGGTAAAGTGGGATCAAATGGCTACTTTTGGAAATCTCTCAGATCGGCTCGCCGATACCTTCAGAAACCTGCGCAAAAAGGGCACGCTGTCGGCCTCGGACGTGGATGCCACCGTCCGCGAGATTCGTCGCGCCCTGATCGGCGCCGATGTCGCGTTTGACGTGGTTAAAGACTTCACCGGAAAGGTGCGCGAGCGCGCCCTGAGCGATGAGGTTAATAAGGCGCTGAACCCCGCCCAGCAGGTGGTGCAGATCGTCAACGAGGAGCTCATCACGATCCTCGGCGGCGAGCAGCGTCGCCTGCAGTTCGCCAAGACCGGTACCACGGTCATCATGCTGGCGGGTCTGCAGGGTGCGGGTAAAACCACGCTCGCCGGAAAGCTCTCCAAGTGGCTCGTTAAGGAGGGGCATACCCCGCTCCTGGTCGCCGCCGACCTGCAGCGCCCCAATGCCGTGACCCAGCTCACCGTTGTGGCCGAGCAGGCGGGTGCCGCGATCTTCGCGCCCGAGCCCGGCAACGGCGTGGGCGACCCGGTGAAGGTGGCCAAGGCCGGTGTGGCCTTCGCGGAGAAAAACCATCACGATGTCGTGATCGTGGATACCGCCGGTCGCCTCGGTGTGGACGAGGAAATGATGAAGCAGGCCGCGAAGATTCGCGCCGCCGTCAACCCCGATGAGGTCCTATTTGTCATCGATGCGATGATCGGTCAGGACGCCGTGAATACCGCCAAGGCCTTCCAGGAGGGCGTGGACTTCACCGGAGTGGTGCTCTCCAAGCTCGACGGTGACGCGCGCGGTGGTGCCGCACTCTCGGTGGCCTCGGTCACGGGACGCCCCATTATTTTTGCCTCCACGGGCGAGGGCCTGGACGACTTCGAGCCGTTCCACCCCGACCGCATGGCGAGCCGTATCCTCGACCTCGGAGATATCCTCACCCTGATCGAGCAGGCCCAGTCGGCCTTCGACGAGGAGGAGGCCGCGAAGCTCGCCGAGAAATTCGCGACCGATACCTTCACGCTGGAGGACTTCCTCAAGCAGATGCAGCAGCTGCGCAATATGGGTTCCATCAAGAAGATGATGGGCATGCTCCCGGGCATGGGCCAGATGAAGCAGCAGCTGGAAAACTTCGATGAGTCCGAGCTGTCCCGCACCGAGGCGATCATCCAGGCGATGACCCCCAAGGAGCGCCAGAACGCCAAGCTCCTGAACGGTTCGCGCCGCCTGCGTATCGCCAAGGGTTCGGGTACCACCGTGACCGAGGTCAACCAGCTCGTGGCGCGCTTTGAGCAGGCCGCGAAGATGATGAAAACCGTGGCCAAGGGCGGCATGCCGCAGATCCCCGGAATGGGTCCCGTTCCCGGCGGACGCGCCAAGATGCCCAAGAAAAACGCCAAGAAGAAGGGCGGCTCGCGCTCGGGTAACCCCGCCAAGCGGGCCACCGAAAACGCGGGCCTGTCCGCGGCCGAATCCGCGCGTCCCGTGGGCTCGGGCTTTGGCCTGACCGGCGGCTCCACCCCCACGGGGGAGCCGAGCGAGGAAGACATGGCCACGCTGCAGCGCATGCTGGGCAATAAGGGCTAGTTCCCGCCAACATAAAACGGCCGCCCCGGGTTTCCGGGACGGCCGTTTTATTTTGCCTGGTTAGCTCGGATCGGCCACGCGGCGGGCCAGCCGCTGCCGCAGCAGCACGGCGCCGCCGCCGAGAATCAGCAGCAGGGAGAGCGCGCGGGCCCAGCCCAGATCGGCGTTAAAACCGGTCTCGCCCAGGACTCCCGTGGCGGGGGTTCCCGGCCGGGCCGCGGGTGCGGCAGCGCCCGCGGCGGCGCCCTGCCCTGCTCCCGCGCCGGGGGTATTACCCGATCCGATCGGGGCGGTGATGGGGGTGCCCTGACCGCCCGTGAGCGAGCCCGAATCCTCGGACTGATAAACGCGCACATAGTCCACCAGCATCTGCGCGGGGAACTGCGTCTCGGCATTCGGGGAGCCGGGCCAGTCGCCGCCCACCGCGAGGTTGAGGATCAGATAGAACTCCTGATCGTAGACCCAGGGCTGGTTCAGCGTGTTTTCGACATAGTCCTTGGTGATCTCGAAGGTCGGGATCCCGTCCAGGGCGAAGCGGATTCCGGTGCTGTCCCAGTCCGCGGACCAGACGTGGAAATCCTCGGCGAGATTGGCCTGCGAGGGCAACGTAAACGACTGCCCCTGCCCGCCCATGCCCGAATAGCCGGGGCCGTGAATGGTCGAATGGGACACGCTGGGCTCATGCCCCAGCACCTCCATGATGTCGATCTCGCCGTTGGCGGGCCAGGGGCGGCCCTCCAGGAAGCTGGAGCCCATCATCCAGAACGCGGGCCAGAGGCCGCGTCCCTCGGGTACCTTCACGCGCGCCTCAAAGCGGCCATACTGGGCATGCAGGAGGCCGGAGGTATTGAGCCGCCCGGACGTATAAACCTTCGCCCCGTGCAGGTCGTCCACCTTGGCCTCGACGATCAGGTTTCCCTCGCCATCGTGACGCACGTTATTGGTGTTGGCGGTATAGAGCTGAAGCTCGGCATTATTATTATCGCCGGCCCGGGCGGTGTTATCCATGACCCAGCGATCGGGATGGGCGGCCGATCCCGCGGGTTCGTTAAACTCATCGCTCCAGACCAGTTCGAGGTTGTCAAAATCGGGGTCGGTGGCTCCCGCGGGCGGGGTGACCGGGTCTCCGCCGGTGCCGTATACGCGGAACTCGGCGATCGAATAGCCGTATTTATTGCCCCAGACCACGGCGCGCTCCTGCATCGTGAGCCGCAGAAACCGGCCCGCGGTGGGTTCCAGTGTGATGATGTCCTTATTGCCGGTGCCGCCGATGGTGCCGTAGACCTGGGTCCACGGGCCGTCGACCTCGGAGGCGATATCGAGGCGGTAGGCGGTGGCAAAGGCGGGGTCCCAGCGCAGCGATACCTGGGAGACCACGGCGGGGGCGCCCAGGTCTACCATGACCCAGGCATCATCGGACCAGTCCTCCTCGGCCACGGCCCAGCGCGAGCCCATGTCCTGATCGAACATTTTATCCGGCGTGCACTCCACGCAGCGGATATCGTTTTGGCTCGAGGAGGCGGTGCCGGGTTTTTGATAGCTCAGCAGCTCGGTGCCCGGGGTTTTTCCCTCGTCATAGGCGGTCGGGAGCTCCTCGCGGTCATCGCCGTATACCCGGAACTCCCACATCGAGACACCAAACTGGGAGGAGCGCACGAGCGCGCTCATGCGGATAAAACGCACATCGGTGGCCGCGGTACTCGCCCGGATGACATCGGTTTTTCCGTCGCTGCCGGTCACGGTGCTGAGGGTGTCCCAGTCCCAACCATTTCGCGAGGTATCGATGCGGTAATCGGTGGCATAGGAGGTTTCCCAGTCGATGGCCACCGCGGAAACGTTATAGCGCGCCCCGAGGTCCAGCATGATCCACTCGTTATCGGTGGCGGCCGAGGACCAGCGCAGCGTCGGATCCTCGCGCGTGGCATTGCCCGGCGCGTGCGCGGGGTTTTCCACGGAGGAGGCGAGGGCCTTGGCGCCGCGGGAGATCAGGGTTCCCAGCTCGGGATCGCCGGGGGTCTCGGGGACATCCGGGAGGTCCACACACTCGGAGCCAAAGACACCCATCTCAAAGAGCGAGATGCCGTGGGGCAGCGCCCGCTCGATCGAGGTCAGGCGCACGGCGCTCACATTGGAGGCATCGATCAGGCCGGTCACGGATTCGGTGCCTCCCGTGCCCGCGGTTACCTCTTTAAGGGTGGTGAGTACGCCATCCACGCGACCCTCCACCCGATACTGGCGGGCATAGGCGGCCTCCCAGGTGAGTTCGAGGCGATCCAGGGTGCACGCGGCGCCGAGGGAGATCTCGGCCCAGGCGCCCTCCCCGGTCTCGCTCGCCCAACGGGTTTGGGGGTCGCCATCGGTGAGGTTCGCGGGGAGGTGTGGGGCCTGGGTGCTGGAGACCGTGACGGGCTTGCCCGCGCTGAGGAGGGTGGCGGGGGCCGCCGAGGCCGGGCTGATCAGGGTCAGCGATCCGGCAAGGATCAGGGAGAGCCCGATCGTGCCGGCCAGTAGTGAGCGGGCGCGGCCCAGTGGCGCGCGCAGGGGGAAAATAGGCAACATACTCCTTCGTGTGTTGTGGCGCGCGGGCATCGTGTGGTGATGCTCCGCGTGTTCTCGCGTTTATGGGCTCGCCCGTGCCGTGCTGGGGGCTTCTATAATCGCTGGTTAACTTACTAACAGACCAGTAAGCGATTGCGCAACTCCGAATCCAACTATTTGGGGAATGCGGAACGGGCGGAGGCGGCGGGTGGGCCCGCGTATCGGGGGCGCGCGCAATCGCGCCGCCCGGGTCGCGGCGGCACCGGGTCGCGGCGCGCGGGCGGGAGCGCCGGGGGAGTGGGGCCCGGGCGGGGCGGCTGGATCTGGGAGGGGAAAATGGCGCGCCCCACACCGCTTCGGTATCGCTGGACGCGGCGGGGCAGCTCTCGGGATTCGGGGTGTGCCCGATGGTCGGCGAGGGGTCCCGCCGCCGGGCGGGGCGGAGATCGGCCCGCGCCGGTTGGGGCCGCGGCGGGCTACTCGCGCAATTCGCGCGCCAGCGCCGCCACCACCGTGCGCAGGTCGCCGTCGTGGGCGGCCGCCACGGCGAGCTGGCGCCGATAGCTGCCGCCCCCCGCGATGATCCCGGCCACCCCCGCGAGTTCGGCCGCACAACCGAGCCGCTCGGCGGTGGGGGCCAGCTCCACCAGGAGCTCGGCGAGGTGTTCGGTCACGAGGCGCTCATCGCCCGCGGCATTCACCACGAGGATTGCGTCAAGCCCATAGCGCGCGGCCCGCCATTTATTTTCGCGAATAAACCAGGGCTGCAGCGTGGTGAGCTCCTCGCCCCGGTCCAGGCGCGCGGACATATATTCAACCAGGCAGTGAATGAGCGCTGCCACCGCCGCGAACTCCCGCGTGGTGCTCGCGGCATCACAGGAGCGCATCTCCACGGTGCCCCACTGCGGGCTGGGGCGAATATCCCAGCGCACCTCGGTATGGTCCTCGATGATCCCGGTATGGGTCATATCCGCCACATAGCGCTCAAACTCGGGCCACTGGGTGAACTGGGCCGGTGCCCCCGCCGTGGGGAGCTGCTGAAACATCAGGGAGCGATTGGAGGCATAGCCGGTATCCACGCCGCCCCAGAACGGGCTCGACGCACTCAGCGCCTGGAGATGGGGCGAAAACGTCATCAGGCCATCGATCAGGGGCAGCGCCTTGGCCACATCCTCCACGCCGACATGCACATGCATGCCCCAGATCATCATGTTCCGCCCCCACCAGCGGGTGCGGTCGATCAGGCGGTGGTAGCGCTCCTTATCGGTCACCGGCTGGTCAAACCACTGCCCAAACGGGTGTGACCCGGCGGAGATCAGCTCGATGCCCAGCGGATCGGTCACCGCGCGCACCTCCGCGAGTTGACCGCGCAGATCGGTGATCGCGGAGGGCACCGTATGGTGCACGGCGCTGACCAATTCCACGGTATTCAGCAGGAGTTCGCCGGTGATATGCGGGTGTTCCAGGCCCTCCGGGGTGCGCAGGGAGGCCAGGACCTCATCGGCCCGGGAGACCAGATCTCCGCTCTCCGGGTCCACGAGGGCGAGCTCCCACTCCAGCCCGATTGTGGATCGTTCGGAGTGCGCAAAATCGATTTTCATGGCCTGCTGAGTGTCCCTTCACCGCCGAGTGTCTTCCGCAATTCTGACACGCTTATAAACCCGATTACACGGATGCGACGATTTCTGACAGAATGGGTGATTGAGTCCGTGCACAACCGACCCTCTATCAGTTGTGCAATGGACCCCTCGAGCTTTCGCCGCGTGTGCACCCCACGCGCTCGGCAACCAGTTCACCACACTAAACATCACAGGAGAATTGTGGCTGTCAAGATTCGTCTCAAGCGCATGGGTAAGATCCGTGCACCGTACTATCGTGTCGTCGTTGCCGACTCGCGCACCAAGCGCGACGGTCGCGTGATCGAGGAGATCGGAAAGTACCACCCCACCGAGGAGCCCTCGTTCATCGAGATCAACTCCGACCGTGCCCAGTACTGGCTCTCCGTGGGCGCACAGCCCACCGAGCAGGTTGCTGCGCTCCTGAAGCTCACGGGCGACTGGGGCAAGTTCAAGGGTGATAAGGACGCCGTTTCGACCGTTAAGGTCAAGGAGCCCAAGGCTCCCTTCGTGATTGACGCGAAGAAGAAGCCCGTTCTGAAGCCCAAGGTGGAGAAGGCTCCGGCCAAGGTTGAAGAGCCCGCCGCCGAGGCCGCTGAAGCAGCTACCGAAGAAGAAA encodes the following:
- a CDS encoding M20/M25/M40 family metallo-hydrolase, producing the protein MSIILAAQDAALKDLNDLTDRGIRFHGTAGLESASHWLEEQLRAAGLAVTRQRVAVPGWAPGEVCRLRLTSPEEREIRAWPLLWSGSTGGARRGRVVEMGPEGLWGDSMVWQKFLVLDEEGEILAYLIGRDSGRAAPQPLPSGSDYARAHFAIGREDADALARSLAAGEEVSVELELDCVHGGVAASDNLIVDIPAAPDAAGEAWPEDRHVLLCAHYDTFWNTPGAYDNGSGTIALLRLARTWAHHAPPRPVRLIFFTGEEWHLSGSREYLAQTSQHQRDAIAYVLNIDGLGRGEFVEAFAAPERFEVEFSLTTRAYAAATRPGLRVVSRFPPTTGTDDATFYRAGIPSGFMTLNDREHLHQPEDLPNPEIAQNIIWVEGLAAHLLETLAAPARAAAPGIL
- the ffh gene encoding signal recognition particle protein, yielding MATFGNLSDRLADTFRNLRKKGTLSASDVDATVREIRRALIGADVAFDVVKDFTGKVRERALSDEVNKALNPAQQVVQIVNEELITILGGEQRRLQFAKTGTTVIMLAGLQGAGKTTLAGKLSKWLVKEGHTPLLVAADLQRPNAVTQLTVVAEQAGAAIFAPEPGNGVGDPVKVAKAGVAFAEKNHHDVVIVDTAGRLGVDEEMMKQAAKIRAAVNPDEVLFVIDAMIGQDAVNTAKAFQEGVDFTGVVLSKLDGDARGGAALSVASVTGRPIIFASTGEGLDDFEPFHPDRMASRILDLGDILTLIEQAQSAFDEEEAAKLAEKFATDTFTLEDFLKQMQQLRNMGSIKKMMGMLPGMGQMKQQLENFDESELSRTEAIIQAMTPKERQNAKLLNGSRRLRIAKGSGTTVTEVNQLVARFEQAAKMMKTVAKGGMPQIPGMGPVPGGRAKMPKKNAKKKGGSRSGNPAKRATENAGLSAAESARPVGSGFGLTGGSTPTGEPSEEDMATLQRMLGNKG
- a CDS encoding discoidin domain-containing protein, translating into MLPIFPLRAPLGRARSLLAGTIGLSLILAGSLTLISPASAAPATLLSAGKPVTVSSTQAPHLPANLTDGDPQTRWASETGEGAWAEISLGAACTLDRLELTWEAAYARQYRVEGRVDGVLTTLKEVTAGTGGTESVTGLIDASNVSAVRLTSIERALPHGISLFEMGVFGSECVDLPDVPETPGDPELGTLISRGAKALASSVENPAHAPGNATREDPTLRWSSAATDNEWIMLDLGARYNVSAVAIDWETSYATDYRIDTSRNGWDWDTLSTVTGSDGKTDVIRASTAATDVRFIRMSALVRSSQFGVSMWEFRVYGDDREELPTAYDEGKTPGTELLSYQKPGTASSSQNDIRCVECTPDKMFDQDMGSRWAVAEEDWSDDAWVMVDLGAPAVVSQVSLRWDPAFATAYRLDIASEVDGPWTQVYGTIGGTGNKDIITLEPTAGRFLRLTMQERAVVWGNKYGYSIAEFRVYGTGGDPVTPPAGATDPDFDNLELVWSDEFNEPAGSAAHPDRWVMDNTARAGDNNNAELQLYTANTNNVRHDGEGNLIVEAKVDDLHGAKVYTSGRLNTSGLLHAQYGRFEARVKVPEGRGLWPAFWMMGSSFLEGRPWPANGEIDIMEVLGHEPSVSHSTIHGPGYSGMGGQGQSFTLPSQANLAEDFHVWSADWDSTGIRFALDGIPTFEITKDYVENTLNQPWVYDQEFYLILNLAVGGDWPGSPNAETQFPAQMLVDYVRVYQSEDSGSLTGGQGTPITAPIGSGNTPGAGAGQGAAAGAAAPAARPGTPATGVLGETGFNADLGWARALSLLLILGGGAVLLRQRLARRVADPS
- a CDS encoding glutamate--cysteine ligase: MKIDFAHSERSTIGLEWELALVDPESGDLVSRADEVLASLRTPEGLEHPHITGELLLNTVELVSAVHHTVPSAITDLRGQLAEVRAVTDPLGIELISAGSHPFGQWFDQPVTDKERYHRLIDRTRWWGRNMMIWGMHVHVGVEDVAKALPLIDGLMTFSPHLQALSASSPFWGGVDTGYASNRSLMFQQLPTAGAPAQFTQWPEFERYVADMTHTGIIEDHTEVRWDIRPSPQWGTVEMRSCDAASTTREFAAVAALIHCLVEYMSARLDRGEELTTLQPWFIRENKWRAARYGLDAILVVNAAGDERLVTEHLAELLVELAPTAERLGCAAELAGVAGIIAGGGSYRRQLAVAAAHDGDLRTVVAALARELRE
- the rpsP gene encoding 30S ribosomal protein S16, with the translated sequence MAVKIRLKRMGKIRAPYYRVVVADSRTKRDGRVIEEIGKYHPTEEPSFIEINSDRAQYWLSVGAQPTEQVAALLKLTGDWGKFKGDKDAVSTVKVKEPKAPFVIDAKKKPVLKPKVEKAPAKVEEPAAEAAEAATEEETA